From Hippoglossus stenolepis isolate QCI-W04-F060 chromosome 4, HSTE1.2, whole genome shotgun sequence, a single genomic window includes:
- the LOC118106127 gene encoding protein furry homolog isoform X2, producing MIEVAVGSLPSNMSVEESSVRDVAESETDCSEGLDEVVLGRIASSPLDPFPPRDFRGKFKKMRHKKRPTILETSPVGNGYNKPPIPPVCCPQGEKGPPAMIPISIDPESKPGEYVLKSLFATFTNVSERKIRIIMAEPLEKPLTKSLQRGEDPQFDQMISTMSSLAEYCLPSILRTLFDWYKRQNGLDEELHEYRPRANTKSKNDEQQRDYLLERRDLAIDFIFSLVLIEVLKQMPLHPVLDSLVSEVINLAFKHFRYREGYHGPNTGNMHTVADLYAEVIGVLAQSKFPAVKKKFMTELKEQRQKEQSPYVVQSTISLIMGVKFFRIKMYPVEDFEASFQFMQECAQYFLDVKDKDIKHALAGLFVEILVPVAAAVKNEVNVPCLRNFVDSLYDTTLDLSSRKKHSLAFYPLVTCLLCVSQKQFFLNRWHVFLNNCLSNLKSRDPKMARVALESLYRLLWVYMIRIKCESNTATQSRLNTIVTTLFPKGSRSVLPRDMPLNIFVKIIQFIAQERLDFAMKEIIYDLLCVGKPAKAFSLNPERMNIGLRAFLVIADKLQQKDGEPPMPNTGCTLPSGNTLRVKKTYLSKTLTDEEAKVIGMSQYYFNVRKAIDNILRHLDKEVGRCMMMTNAQMLNKEPEDMITGERKPKIDLFRTCVAAVPRILPDGMSKPELIDLLSRLTIHMDDELRLIAQNSLQSLLVDFPDWRDDVLFGFTNFLLRDVQDTHQALLDSSLKLLLQLLTQWKLTQAASGKSQDIAKIHTAELLQTSPSPKTPPERGPHSTVLHAVEGLALVLLCSCQLSTRRLAIAILKEIRSLFMAIGQTEDDDKPMIEIMDQLSPVILESFVNVAVSDTAAQSAGHHVDLQWLVEWNALLVNSHYDIRSPSHVWIFAQSVKDPWVLCVYSFLRQDNLPKHCPTALSYAWPYAFTRMQMLMPLVDPNNPVYAKKTSTSGSGDGYITLWRNYLILCFGVAKPSIMSPGHLRASTPEITSSTPDGGVSYDNKVIGSPSVAWLLKQLVPLMRAESIELTESLVLGFGRTNSLIFRELVEELHPLMKEALERRPENKKRRERRDLLRLQLLRIFELLADAGVISDSTNGALERDTLALGALFLEYVDLTRMLLEAENDKDAEILKDIRAHFSAMVANLIQCVPVHHRRFLFPQQSLRHHLFILFSQWAGPFSIMFTPLDRYSDRNHQITRYQYCALKAMSAVLCCGPVFDNVGLSPDGYLYKWLDNILACQDQRVHQLGCEVVILLLELNADQVNLFNWAVDRCYTGSHQLASGCFKAIATVCGSSRNYQSDIVTLLNLVLFKASDTSREIYEISMQLMQILEAKLFVYSKRITEQKPGSILYGTHGPLPPLYSVSLPQLSSQLARMYPELTLPLFSEVSQRFPSTHPNGRQIMLTYLLPWLSNIELVDSGLLLPAFTPCTSDYDASSRTTSTGSSHQLKGSGWGSLQATSMVLNNLMFMTAKYGDELPGPEMENAWNALVSNDKWSNNLRTTLQFLISLCGVSSDTTLLPYIKKVVIYLCRNNTMQTMEELIFELQQTDPVNPVVQHCDSPPFYRFSATSKISTAASGTTSSSNTVVACQENFPDPDDNKTVKDNEDRLGHIMRAHNRLESRYSNSSGGSYDDDKSDPLPPYADWLVVIIETNQPHSLPMPVNGGCWAPLVDFLPETITPRGPLHRCNVAVILMTEMVVDHSVREDWVMHLPLLLHALFLGMDHYRPEVFEHSKRLLLHLLITLSCKNNFQAIASVLLQTREINGTKTLTCKPSLQPENSPSGVDFLREGQASPVPDSGLSSSSTSSSLSLGGSSNNLPEISQEVEELVASNKIDEKTNKLIEFLSTRAFGPLWSHEDISPKNQISKSTGQLTNFLRHVVSVFKDSKSDFHLEQQLSDVALQTALCSSSRHYAGRSFQVFRALRQPLSAHAVSDLLSRLVEVVGEHGEEVQGYVMEVLLTLESVVDNLAECLKNNDLMAILTRASSPDFLTSFKLLSNRNSTGQLNLRREERSTHQRSSSVPKKFGEADRWSDPPRSATLDRIQACEKTGFLAKARSLSSSKDNVTDPANINHPSNLLATIFWVAVSLMESDFEFEYQMSLRLLNKLLGHMSLDKQENREKLEKLQTQLKWSSFSGLQQLLLKGFTSVSTTDLTLQLFCQLTPVSRVPVVDTSQAIGFPLNVLCLLPHLVQNFDGPSLFCQDVAERIAQVCLEEKNSKLSNLAHVMSLYKTRSYTRDCFSWVNVVCRYLHEAFSDITLRLVTYMVELLEKGLPSMQQTLLQIIYSLLSHMDLGGIQAKPFNMEVLKTIEKFVQTVHWREALNILKLVVSRSASLVQPSAPQSVLCYEDISRVWERSTKALPGKTLDFHFDISETPVIGRRYDDLQRSPGQDVKSRTTSSTSSGSTSNNVLVPVSWKRPQSSQKRTREKLVHVLSLCGQEVGLTKNPSVIFSSCGDLDLMEHQPSLVSSDDGTREPDNMDDTTSEQQFRVFRDFDFLDVELEDGEELQGETMDNFNWGVRRRSMDSLDQSDLQPLEESQLSSSMPSLSKITHEDSDESSEEDSLSASQILSHSQLMVNLSPTAENSNMDSPSGFFDTTPSDSTPLNSKNPSFEVQLPEDSKPRHELSQEDEDTNVHEDDVSFSISELPPEFYCGDSLKMDAVHSDYRGELDLDSCLPSLAEEERDDMLESRSSPPPSPFFSAILAAFQPTVCDDAEEAWRSHINQLVSDSDGSCAVYTFHVFSSLFQSIQSKFCSLTCDAVSYLGDGLRGLGSKFLRSSQMLTSCSECPTLFIDANTIMSYGLLEKMKFSVLELQEYLDTYNHKKEAAVTWLCNCKATFPRTAGGITRQPVEHEEKQMESLAQLELCQRLYKLHFQLLLLFQSYCKLIEQFREISSIPELTSMSRELNELKINLRAAAASVTSDEAAARESCCSEPTFSSSEAAVQAILEGLKNNELQAAIRYIRECRTMWPNDIFGSHSEEEIQTLLNIFFRHQTLGQTGTFALVGSKQDLTEISSKLMELNREMRDMIRRAQGYRAITAFLPDSSISGSTL from the exons gaaaaGCCGTTAACGAAGTCATTGCAGAGGGGAGAGGATCCTCAGTTTGACCAA ATGATAAGCACCATGAGCTCTCTGGCTGAGTACTGTCTCCCCTCCATCCTGCGCACTTTGTTTGACTGGTACAAAAGACAGAACGGACTCGATGAGGAGCTGCACGAGTACCGGCCGAGAGCCAACACCAAGTCCAAGAA TgacgagcagcagagagattaCCTACTTGAAAGGAGGGACTTGGCCATCGACTTCATCTTCTCTCTGGTTCTTATAGAAGTTTTAAAACAG ATGCCGCTCCACCCAGTCCTCGACAGTTTGGTCAGTGAAGTCATTAACCTCGCCTTTAAGCACTTTAGATACAGAGAGGG GTATCATGGTCCGAACACTGGCAACATGCACACTGTAGCTGACCTCTATGCTGAAGTGATAGGAGTATTAGCACAGTCAAA gtttccTGCTGTGAAGAAGAAGTTTATGACTGAGCTGAAGGAGCAGCGGCAGAAAGAGCAGAGTCCATATGTCGTCCAGAGCACCATCAGCCTCATCATGGGGGTCAAGTTCTTCCGAATTAAGATGTATCCCGTCGAGGATTTTGAAGCCTCTTTTCAGTTCATGCAG GAGTGCGCTCAGTATTTCCTGGACGTCAAGGACAAGGACATTAAACATGCTTTGGCTGGTCTTTTTGTTGAAATTTTGGTTCCTGTCGCCGCT GCCGTGAAGAATGAGGTGAACGTGCCCTGCCTGAGGAACTTCGTGGACAGCTTGTACGACACAACCCTGGACTTGTCCTCCAGAAAGAAGCACTCGCTG GCTTTTTACCCTTTGGTGACGTGCCTTCTGTGTGTCAGCCAGAAACAGTTCTTCCTCAACAGATGGCACGTCTTCCTGAACAACTGCCTCTCAAATCTCAAG AGTCGAGACCCGAAAATGGCTCGTGTTGCACTGGAGTCCCTGTATCGACTGCTGTGGGTCTACATGATCCGGATTAAGTGCGAGAGCAACACTGCGACACAGAG CCGCCTCAACACCATTGTAACCACCCTGTTCCCCAAAGGATCCCGAAGCGTGTTACCTAGAGACATGCCTCTCAATATCTTCGTCAAGATCATCCAGTTTATTGCACAG GAAAGACTCGATTTTGCCATGAAAGAAATTATATATGACCTTCTTTGTGTTGGAAAACCTGCAAAAGCCTTTAGTCTTAATCCAGAG AGAATGAATATCGGCCTCAGAGCATTCCTGGTCATAGCCgataaactgcagcagaagGACGGCGAGCCTCCCATGCCTAATACTGGTTGCACTTTGCCCTCCGGGAACACGCTTCGAGTGAAGAAGACGTATCTGAGCAAAACACTGACAGACGAGGAGGCCAAAGTCATTG gGATGTCTCAGTATTATTTCAACGTGCGGAAGGCTATTGACAACATCCTCCGACACCTGGACAAGGAGGTGGGACGCTGCATGATGATGACGAACGCTCAGATGTTGAACAAGGAGCCCGAGGACATGATCAC AGGTGAGAGGAAGCCTAAGATCGACCTGTTCAGGACGTGTGTTGCTGCCGTTCCTCGCATCCTGCCTGATGGGATGTCCAAGCCTGAGCTCATAGACCTGCTCTCACG GTTGACAATCCACATGGACGATGAGCTGCGACTCATTGCCCAGAATTCCTTGCAAAGTCTGCTCGTGGATTTCCCGGACTGGCGCGACGATGTCCTGTTCGGCTTCACAAACTTCCTCCTGCGCGACGTGCAAGACACCCACCAGGCGTTGTTGGATTCCTCCCTCAAATTACTGCTGCAACTGCTCACACAGTGGAAACTAACGCAGGCCGCCTCAGGGAAGAGCCAGGACATAGCTAAGATACACACTGCCGAG CTGCTGCAGACCAGCCCAAGTCCGAAGACTCCTCCAGAGCGAGGTCCTCACTCCACCGTGCTGCACGCCGTGGAGGGGCTGGCCcttgtgctgctctgctcctgtCAGCTGAGCACCCGCAGACTCGCCATTGCCATTCTCAAAGAGATACGAAGTCTCTTCATGGCCATCGGACAGACCGAG GATGATGATAAACCGATGATAGAGATCATGGATCAGCTCAGCCCTGTAATCCTGGAAAGTTTTGTCAACGTCGCCGTCTCTGACACA GCCGCACAGTCAGCTGGCCACCACGTGGACCTTCAGTGGCTCGTGGAGTGGAACGCGCTCCTCGTCAACAGTCACTACGACATCAGGAGCCCCTCGCACGTGTGGATCTTCGCCCAGTCCGTGAAGGACCCCTGGGTGCTGTGTGTATACAGCTTCCTCCGACAGGACAACCTGCCCAAGCACTGCCCCACAGCGCTCAGCTACGCCTGGCCCTACGCCTTCACTCGGATGCAGATGCTCATGCCGCTGGTGGATCCAAA TAACCCTGTGTATGCAAAGAAGACCAGCACCTCTGGCAGTGGGGACGGTTACATCACCCTGTGGAGAAACTACCTGATCCTTTGCTTTGGGGTTGCCAAGCCCAGTATCATGAGCCCAGGCCACCTGAGAGCGTCGACACCTGAGATCACGTCTTCCACACCTGACGGCGGTGTCAGCTACGACAACAAG GTGATCGGGAGCCCGTCTGTGGCCTGGCTCCTGAAGCAGCTGGTTCCTCTGATGAGGGCAGAGAGCATCGAGCTGACAGAATCATTAGTTCTGGGCTTCGGTCGCACCAATTCCCTCATTTTCAG GGAACTTGTCGAGGAGTTACACCCCCTAATGAAGGAGGCGTTAGAGAGAAGGCCTGAG AACAAGAAGCGACGTGAGCGGCGAGATCTGCtcagactgcagctgctgcggaTCTTTGAGCTGCTGGCTGATGCAGGCGTCATCAGTGACAG TACAAACGGAGCTCTGGAACGTGACACCCTCGCCCTGGGCGCTTTGTTCCTGGAGTATGTGGATCTAACGCGGATGCTCCTGGAGGCTGAGAATGACAAAGACGCCGAGATCCTCAAGGACATCCGGGCTCACTTCAGCGCCATGGTGGCTAACCTCATCCAGTGTGTGCCAG tGCACCACAGGCGCTTCCTGTTTCCCCAGCAGAGCCTGCGAcatcacctcttcatcctcttcagtCAGTGGGCCGGCCCTTTCAGCATCATGTTCACACCTCTGGACCGCTACAGTGACAGGAACCACCAGATCACGAGATACCAATACTGTGCACTAAAG GCCAtgtctgctgtgctgtgctgtgggCCCGTGTTTGATAACGTGGGCCTCTCTCCAGACGGATACCTCTATAAGTGGCTGGATAATATTCTCGCCTGCCAGGACCAGCGG GTCCATCAACTTGGCTGCGAAGTCGTCATCTTGCTCCTGGAGCTCAACGCCGACCAGGTCAACCTCTTCAACTGGGCCGTGGACCGCTGCTACACAGGCTCCCACCAGCTCGCCTCAGGCTGCTTCAAAGCCATCGCCACAGTCTGTGGCAGCAG CAGGAACTACCAGAGTGATATCGTCACACTGCTGAATCTGGTGCTCTTCAAGGCCTCAGACACCAGCAGAGAAATCTATGAGATATCAATGCAGCTAatgcag ATTCTCGAAGCTAAGTTGTTCGTTTACTCGAAGAGGATCACAGAGCAGAAGCCGGGCAGTATCCTGTACGGCACTCATGGTCCCCTGCCGCCGCTGTACAGTGTCTCCCTGCCTCAGTTGTCGAGCCAGCTGGCGAGGATGTACCCTGAACTCACGCTTCCTCTATTCTCAG AGGTTAGCCAGAGGTTCCCCAGCACCCATCCCAACGGGAGGCAGATCATGCTGACCTACCTCCTGCCCTGGCTCAGTAACATCGAGCTGGTGGACAGCGGCCTGCTGCTCCCGGCCTTCACGCCATGCACCTCGGATTATGATGCTTCGAGCCGCACGACCAGCACCGGCTCATCGCACCAGCTGAAGGGCAGCGGCTGGGGCTCCCTGCAAGCCACATCCATGGTTCTCAATAACCTCATGTTCATGACAGCCAAG TATGGAGACGAGCTGCCTGGACCGGAGATGGAGAACGCCTGGAACGCTCTAGTGAGCAATGACAAGTGGAGCAACAATCTGAGAACCACACTCCAGTTTCTCATCAGCTTATGTGGTGTCAGCAGTGACACCACTCTCCTGCCATAT ATAAAGAAGGTGGTGATCTACCTGTGCCGGAACAACACCATGCAAACCATGGAGGAGTTGATATTCGAGTTACAGCAAACGGATCCAGTCAACCCTGTGGTGCAGCACTGTGATAGCCCTCCTTTCTATCGCTTCTCTGCCACAAGCAAGATCtccacagcagcttcag GCACCACATCGAGCAGCAACACTGTTGTTGCCTGCCAGGAAAACTTCCCAGATCCAGATGATAACAAGACCGTAAAAGATAATGAGGACAG ACTGGGCCACATAATGCGAGCACACAACCGCCTGGAATCACGCTACAGCAACAGCTCAGGAGGATCGTACGACGACGATAAGa GTGATCCACTTCCTCCCTACGCCGATTGGCTGGTAGTCATCATTGAGACCAATCAGCCCCATTCGCTGCCCATGCCTGTGAATGGAGGATGCTGGGCTCCGCTGGTGGACTTTCTGCCAGAGACCATCACTCCCAGAGGACCCCTGCACAG GTGTAATGTAGCTGTCATCTTAATGACAGAGATGGTGGTGGATCACAGTGTGAGAGAGGACTGGGTCATGCACCTGCCTTTACTGCTCCATGCCTTGTTTTTGG GAATGGACCACTACCGTCCGGAGGTGTTTGAGCACAGCaaacgtctcctcctccatctgctcaTCACATTGTCCTGTAAAAACAACTTCCAGGCCATCGCCTCAGTCTTACTGCAGACACGTGAGATCAACGGCACCAAGACCCTCACCTGTAAACCAAGTCTTCAGCCGGAGAATTCACcttctg gtgttGACTTCCTGCGGGAGGGTCAGGCGTCTCCCGTACCAGACTCTGGCCTGAGTTCCTCCTCGACCTCGTCCAGTCTGAGTCTGGGGGGCAGCAGCAACAACCTGCCCGAGATCtcacaggaggtggaggagctggtggctTCCAATAAAATTGACGAGAAGACTAACAAGCTCATTGAGTTTTTATCCACAAG AGCGTTTGGACCGCTGTGGTCCCATGAAGACATTTCCCCAAAGAACCAAATCTCAAAAAGCACCGGGCAGCTGACAAACTTTCTGCGACACGTGGTGTCTGTGTTCAAAGACTCCAAGTCAG ATTTCcacctggagcagcagctcagtgacgtGGCGCTGCAGACGGCCCTGTGCAGCTCGTCACGCCACTACGCCGGCCGATCCTTCCAGGTGTTTCGAGCCCTGCGTCAGCCCCTCTCCGCCCACGCCGTGTCCGACCTGCTCTCGAGGCTGGTGGAGGTCGTGGGTGAACATGGAGAAGAAGTGCAG GGCTACGTGATGGAAGTATTACTCACACTGGAATCTGTGGTGGATAACTTGGCTGAATGTTTGAAGAACAATGATCTCATGGCGATCTTGACGAG AGCCTCATCTCCGGATTTCCTGACAAGTTTCAAGCTGCTGTCGAACAGGAACAGCACGGGGCAGCTCAATCTCAGAAGAGAGGAGCGGAGCACGCATCAGAGGAGCTCCTCTGTCCCCAAGAAGTTTGGAGAGGCGGACAGATGGTCTGATCCTCCCCGCAGCGCCACGCTGGACCGAATCCAGGCCTGTGAAAAAACGGGCTTCTTAGCCAAGGCCCGCAGCTTGTCCTCATCCAAAGACAACGTCACGGACCCGGCCAACATCAACCACCCCAGCAACCTGTTGGCCACCATCTTCTGGGTGGCGGTGTCGCTGATGGAGTCAGACTTTGAGTTTGAGTATCAGATGTCTCTGAGACTGTTGAATAAGCTACTGGGCCACATGTCGCTGGACAAACAGGAGAAcagggagaagctggagaagctgcagactcAGCTGAAATGGAGCAGCTTCAGcgggctgcagcagctgctgctgaaaggcTTCACCTCCGTGTCCACCACCGACCTCACGCTTCAGCTCTTCTGCCAACTCACACCTGTCTCACGAGTGCCTGTAGTGGACACCTCACAGGCCATAG GTTTTCCCTTGAACGTTCTCTGCCTGCTTCCACATCTCGTGCAGAACTTTGACGGCCCCTCGCTCTTCTGTCAAGACGTTGCTGAGAGGATCGCCCAG GTTTGCCTTGAGGAGAAGAACTCCAAGCTCTCCAACCTCGCTCACGTCATGTCCCTGTATAAAACGCGCTCATACACAAGGGACTGCTTCTCCTGGGTCAACGTGGTGTGTCGTTATCTCCACGAGGCCTTCTCGGATATCACCCTCCGCCTGGTTACCTACATGGTCGAG CTGCTGGAGAAAGGTCTACCCAGTATGCAGCAGACGCTTCTACAGATCATCTACAGCCTCCTGAGTCACATGGACCTGGGTGGAATTCAAGCCAAACCCTTCAACATGGAGGTGCTCAAGACAATTGAGAAGTTTGTCCAG ACTGTCCATTGGAGGGAAGCGCTGAATATCCTGAAGCTGGTGGTTTCTCGATCGGCCAGTCTGGTGCAGCCCTCGGCCCCTCAAAGTGTCCTCTGCTACGAGGACATCAGCCGAGTCTGGGAACGCTCCACCAAGGCCTTGCCGGGGAAAACTCTGGATTTCCACTTTGACATATCTGAG ACGCCGGTGATCGGTCGGCGTTACGATGACCTTCAGCGCTCTCCGGGCCAAGATGTGAAGAGCAGGACCACCTCGTCTACCTCCTCTGGATCCACATCCAACAACGTCCTGGTGCCAGTCAGCTGGAAGAGGCCTCAGTCCTCTCAG AAAAGAACTCGGGAAAAACTGGTGCACGTATTGTCTCTGTGTGGACAAGAAGTGGGGCTCACAAAAAATCCTTCG gtgaTCTTCTCCAGTTGCGGGGACCTGGACCTCATGGAGCACCAGCCCAGCCTGGTGTCCTCCGACGACGGGACCCGGGAGCCAGACAACATGGACGACACCACCTCGGAGCAGCAGTTCAGGGTCTTCAGAGACTTTGACTTCCTGGATGTGGAGCTTGAGGATGGAGAG GAGCTACAG GGAGAGACTATGGACAACTTCAACTGGGGTGTGCGGAGACGCTCCATGGACAGTCTGGACCAGAGTGACCTGCAGCCCCTGGAGGAGAGTCAGCTGTCCAGCAGCATGCCCAGCCTCAGCAAGATCACACACGAAGACTCCGACGAGTCGTCAGAAGAGGACTCACTCTCCGCCAGCCAGATCCTCTCCCACTCACAGCTT atgGTGAACCTCTCTCCAACAGCAGAGAACAGTAACATGGACTCTCCCTCCGGCTTTTTTGACACAACTCCATCTGACTCAACTCCTCTGAACTCCAAAAATCCTAGTTTCGAGGTCCAACTGCCAGAGGACTCGAAGCCGCGG CATGAGTTGTCACAGGAAGACGAAGACACCAACGTCCATGAGGATGACGTCTCTTTCTCCATCAGTGAACTGCCCCCTGAATTTTACTGCGGGGACAGTTTGAAAATGGACGCGGTTCACAGTGATTACAGAGGAGAACTGGACCTTGACAGCTGCTTACCCAG TCtcgcagaggaggagagagacgacATGCTGGAGTCCCGCTCTTCCCCGCCACCGTCACCCTTCTTCTCCGCCATCCTCGCAGCTTTCCAGCCAACGGTGTGCGACGATGCAGAGGAGGCTTGGCGAAGTCACATCAACCAGCTCGTGTCTGACTCGGACGGATCCTGTGCCGTCTACACTTTTCACGTGTTCTCCTCACTGTTCCAG AGTATCCAGAGCAAATTTTGCTCTTTGACCTGTGACGCTGTGAGTTACCTCGGCGACGGACTGAGGGGGTTAGGATCAAAGTTTCTGAGGTCATCTCAGATGCTGACGTCCTGCTCAGAGTGCCCAACTCTATTTATCGatgcaaacaca attATGTCTTATGGCCTCCtggaaaaaatgaaattcagCGTGTTGGAGCTTCAAGAGTATCTCGATACTTACAACCACAAAAAGGAAGCTGCTGTCACC TGGTTGTGCAACTGTAAGGCCACGTTTCCCCGGACTGCTGGGGGTATAACAAGGCAACCGGTGGAGCATGAGGAAAAG CAAATGGAATCTCTGGCT CAACTGGAGCTCTGTCAAAGACTCTACAAACTCCACTTTCAGCTGTTGCTGCTTTTTCAGTCCTACTGTAAGCTGATAGAACAGTTCCGTGAAATAAGCTCAATTCCTGAG CTGACGAGTATGTCCAGAGAGCTAAATGAGTTGAAGATCAACCTGAGGGCGGCAGCGGCCTCGGTCACAAGTGATGAGGCTGCTGCCCgtgagagctgctgctctgagccCACCTTCAGCTCCTCTGAAGCTGCTGTGCAAGCCATTTTGGAGGGTCTGAAGAACAACGAGCTTCAGGCAGCCATCCGCTACATTCGTGAGTGCAG AACAATGTGGCCTAACGACATCTTCGGCAGCCACTCTGAGGAGGAGATCCAGACCTTACTGAACATCTTCTTCAGACATCAAACTTTGGGTCAAACGGGAACTTTTGCTCTGGTGGGCTCGAAGCAGGACCTGACAGAAATCTCCTCCAagctgatggaactgaacagaGAGATGCGGGACATGATCAGACGAGCCCAGGGCTACCGAGCCATCACGGCTTTCCTCCCAGACTCCAGCATTTCAGGCTCAACTCTTTGA